The Flavobacteriales bacterium genome has a window encoding:
- a CDS encoding succinate dehydrogenase/fumarate reductase iron-sulfur subunit, with protein MNLTLRVWRQKNANEKGKIVEYKATNISPDMSFLEMMDVVNNDIIQKGEEPIAFDHDCREGICGSCSMYINGEAHGPARAVTTCQLHMREFKDGETIYIEPWRAKAFPVIKDLVVNRSAFDRVIQAGGYVSVNTSGNTLDANAIPIPKEDADDAFSAATCIGCGACVATCKNSSAMLFVSAKVSQLALLPQGQVEREDRVLNMVDQMDLEGFGNCTNTGACEVECPKEISLENIARMNREYLSASVNSKK; from the coding sequence ATGAATTTAACGTTAAGAGTATGGCGACAAAAAAACGCCAACGAAAAAGGCAAAATTGTCGAATATAAAGCTACTAATATAAGTCCAGATATGTCTTTCCTTGAGATGATGGATGTAGTGAATAATGATATCATACAGAAAGGGGAAGAGCCAATCGCTTTTGATCACGACTGTAGAGAAGGTATCTGTGGTAGCTGTTCAATGTATATTAATGGAGAAGCACATGGCCCTGCTCGTGCTGTTACCACTTGCCAGTTGCACATGCGTGAGTTTAAAGATGGTGAAACCATTTATATTGAACCATGGAGAGCTAAAGCTTTCCCTGTAATCAAAGATCTAGTAGTTAACCGCTCTGCTTTTGATAGAGTTATTCAAGCAGGAGGATACGTTTCTGTAAACACTTCCGGAAATACCCTTGATGCCAACGCCATTCCAATTCCCAAAGAAGATGCTGACGATGCCTTTAGTGCAGCTACCTGTATAGGCTGTGGAGCTTGCGTTGCAACATGTAAAAACTCTTCTGCAATGTTATTCGTTTCTGCAAAAGTTTCTCAACTTGCACTATTACCTCAAGGGCAAGTGGAAAGAGAAGACCGTGTGTTAAATATGGTTGATCAAATGGATTTAGAAGGATTTGGAAACTGTACCAATACTGGGGCATGTGAAGTAGAATGTCCAAAAGAAATTTCTCTGGAAAACATTGCTCGAATGAACAGAGAGTACTTGTCAGCTTCGGTCAACTCAAAAAAATAA